The window AATATGCGTGACAGTGATCGCAACAAACTCGTCAAAAAAAGTTTTTCGTTTTTGACGTTTTAACTAACTTATTGAAATTAATGTGTTTATATTTTTCAGTGTCTAGCCGAATTTGAGCTTGATCACTTCTTAGTTCCATTAATTTTACGCTTAGAAATAACTGCTTGTATGTTGAATGTAACTGTTAAGCGCCTCGCATTTAGGTGCTCACCATTTTTGATAAATGTCGTTTTGAACCACTGACTTTTTGGGGAAAGTAAGATGTTGAAACATAGTCTGATTGCTGCTTCTGTTATTGCTACATTGGCAGGCTGCTCTTCACTGCAGAACTCTGAGCAACAAGTTGTAAACTCATTGGCTGACAACCTTGATATTCAATATGAAGTACTCACAAACCACGGTGCTAACGAAGGTCTTGTATGTCAAGACATGGGCGCAGAGTGGGCGTCTTGTAACAAGGTAAACATGACGCTAGTTAACCAAGGTGAAGCGGTTGACTCTAAAGATTGGGCTATTTACTTCCACAGCATTCGTCTGATTCTGGATGTAGACAACGAGCAATTCAAAATTTCTCGCGTAACGGGTGACCTACACAAACTAGAACCGACCGATAAGTTTGATGGTTTTGCTGCGGGTGAAGAAGTTGTGCTTCCTCTTGTTGCTGAATACTGGCAGCTATTTGAAACTGACTTCATGCCAGGCGCTTTCGTTGCTGCACCAAATGCAGAGCCTAAGATGATCGCTTCTCTTAACACAGAGGACGTTGCATCTTTCGTAACTGGCCTTGAGGGTAACAACCTAAAACGTACGCCAGATGACAACAACGTATTTGCAAACGCTGTGTCTCGTTTCGAGAAGAACGAAGACCTAGCAAAACAAGATGTATCAACCACGTTACTACCAACGCCAATGTCTGTTGAAGCAGGTAAAGGCAAAGTAGATATCGCGGCGGGTATTGCGCTGCCTAAAGACGCATTCGATGCGACTCAATACGCAGCAATTCAAGATCGTGCAGAAGTGGTAGGTGTGGATGTTCGTGGTGATCTTCCTGTAAGTATCACTGTTGTTCCTGCAGACTTCACCGGTGAATTAGCAAAATCTGGTGCTTACGAGATGAGCATCAAAGGCGACGGTATTGTGATTAAAGCGTTTGACCAAGCAGGTGCTTTCTATGCAGTACAATCTATCTTTGGCCTGGTAGATAGCCAAAATGCTGATTCTCTACCACAACTGTCTATTAAAGACGCGCCTCGTTTTGATTACCGTGGTGTGATGGTGGATGTGGCTCGTAACTTCCACTCTAAAGACGCGATTCTTGCAACTTTAGACCAAATGGCAGCGTACAAGATGAACAAACTACACCTTCACCTAACGGATGATGAAGGCTGGCGTTTAGAAATCCCGGGTCTGCCTGAGCTGACAGAAGTGGGTGCTAACCGTTGTTTCGATACACAAGAGAAAAGCTGTTTACTGCCTCAGCTTGGCTCTGGTCCAACGACAGACAACTTTGGCTCTGGCTACTTCAGCAAAGCAGATTACGTGGAAATCTTGAAATACGCGAAAGCACGTAACATTGAAGTGATTCCAGAAATCGATATGCCAGCGCACGCTCGTGCAGCGGTAGTATCAATGGAAGCGCGTTACGACCGTCTAATGGAAGAAGGTAAAGAAGCAGAAGCGAACGAATACCGCCTGATGGATCCTAAAGATGCATCGAATGTAACGACGGTTCAGTTCTACAACAAGCAAAGCTTCATCAACCCATGTATGGAATCTTCAACTCGCTTTGTTGATAAAGTGATTTCAGAAGTCGCAGCAATGCACCGAGAAGCGGGCGCACCGCTAACAACATGGCATTTTGGTGGTGACGAAGCGAAGAACATTAAGCTAGGCGCTGGTTTCCAAGATGTGAACGCTGAAGACAAAGTAAGCTGGAAGGGTACGATTGACCTGTCTAAACAAGACAAGCCGTTCGCACAATCTCCACAATGTCAGACGCTAATTGCAGACGGTACGGTAAGCGACTTCGCTCATCTACCAAGCCACTTC is drawn from Vibrio campbellii CAIM 519 = NBRC 15631 = ATCC 25920 and contains these coding sequences:
- a CDS encoding beta-N-acetylhexosaminidase, translating into MLKHSLIAASVIATLAGCSSLQNSEQQVVNSLADNLDIQYEVLTNHGANEGLVCQDMGAEWASCNKVNMTLVNQGEAVDSKDWAIYFHSIRLILDVDNEQFKISRVTGDLHKLEPTDKFDGFAAGEEVVLPLVAEYWQLFETDFMPGAFVAAPNAEPKMIASLNTEDVASFVTGLEGNNLKRTPDDNNVFANAVSRFEKNEDLAKQDVSTTLLPTPMSVEAGKGKVDIAAGIALPKDAFDATQYAAIQDRAEVVGVDVRGDLPVSITVVPADFTGELAKSGAYEMSIKGDGIVIKAFDQAGAFYAVQSIFGLVDSQNADSLPQLSIKDAPRFDYRGVMVDVARNFHSKDAILATLDQMAAYKMNKLHLHLTDDEGWRLEIPGLPELTEVGANRCFDTQEKSCLLPQLGSGPTTDNFGSGYFSKADYVEILKYAKARNIEVIPEIDMPAHARAAVVSMEARYDRLMEEGKEAEANEYRLMDPKDASNVTTVQFYNKQSFINPCMESSTRFVDKVISEVAAMHREAGAPLTTWHFGGDEAKNIKLGAGFQDVNAEDKVSWKGTIDLSKQDKPFAQSPQCQTLIADGTVSDFAHLPSHFAEEVSKIVSEKGIPNFQAWQDGLKYSEGEKAFATENTRVNFWDVLYWGGTSSVYEWSKKGYDVIVSNPDYVYMDMPYEVDPKERGYYWATRATDTRKMFGFAPENMPQNAETSLDRDGNGFTGKGEIEAKPFYGLSAQLWSETVRNDEQYEYMVFPRVLAAAERAWHRADWENDYKVGVEYSQNSNLVDKAALNQDYNRFANVLGQRELAKLEKSGIDYRLPVPGAKVENGKLAMNVQFPGVKLQYSLDGKNWLTYADNARPNVKGEVFIRSVSAAGEKTSRVTSVK